The proteins below are encoded in one region of Tsuneonella sp. CC-YZS046:
- the uvrA gene encoding excinuclease ABC subunit UvrA produces MSLTTISVRGAREHNLKGIDIDLPRDALIVITGLSGSGKSSLAFDTIYAEGQRRYVESLSAYARQFLEMMQKPDVEHIDGLSPAISIEQKTTSRNPRSTVATVTEIYDYMRLLWARVGVPYSPATGLPIAAQTVSQMVDRVMALPEGTRLYLLAPVVRGRKGEYRKELAEWQKAGFTRVRIDGEIYPIEEAPALDKKYKHDIEVVVDRLAVREGIETRLADSFEQALRLAEGLAYVDLADGTVAEALASARPEPVEGQPSSSDGQDGASTSSARTGKGESLGSMKGAGIPANRIVFSEKFACPVSGFTIEEIEPRLFSFNAPQGACPACDGLGEKLLFDPQLVVPNENLTLKQGAVVPWAKSNPPSPYYMQVLESLARAYGFDLTTPWNALEPDQRAIILHGTGGLPVELTFKDGRKSYTVQKPFEGVIGNLNRRMLQTDSAWMREELSRYQTAQPCETCGGKRLNEKALAVKVAGQDIAGPTKLSVADALAFFATLDGRLTEQQNQIARAILKEINERLGFLNNVGLDYLNLDRTSGTLSGGESQRIRLASQIGSGLSGVLYVLDEPSIGLHQRDNDRLLETLKRLRDLGNTVIVVEHDEDAIRAADHIVDLGPGAGVHGGQVVAQGTLAQILKSRDSLTAAYLNGTREIEVPKQRRKGNGHHITVHGARANNLRNVTAAIPLGTFCCVTGVSGSGKSSFTIDTLHAGAARVLNGARVIAGAHDRITGLEYCDKVIEIDQSPIGRTPRSNPATYTGAFTNIRDWFAALPESEARGYKPGRFSFNVKGGRCEACQGDGLIKIEMHFLPDVYVTCEECHGKRYNRETLEVKFKGMSIADVLDMTIEDAEEFFKAVPPIRDKMHMLNEVGLGYVKVGQQATTLSGGEAQRVKLAKELSRRSTGQTLYILDEPTTGLHFEDVRKLLEVLQRLVDQGNSVVVIEHNLDVIKTADWIIDLGPEGGVRGGEIIAEGTPEDVAAEPRSFTGGYLAPLLKR; encoded by the coding sequence ATGTCCCTCACCACCATTTCCGTCCGCGGCGCCCGGGAGCACAATCTCAAGGGCATCGACATAGACCTGCCGCGCGATGCGCTGATCGTCATCACCGGCCTGAGCGGCTCGGGCAAGTCCAGCCTCGCCTTCGACACCATCTATGCGGAGGGGCAGCGGCGCTATGTGGAATCGCTTTCGGCCTATGCGCGTCAGTTCCTGGAGATGATGCAGAAGCCGGATGTCGAGCATATCGACGGCCTCAGCCCCGCCATTTCCATCGAACAGAAGACGACCAGCCGCAATCCGCGTTCCACCGTGGCGACGGTGACGGAGATCTACGACTACATGCGCCTGCTGTGGGCGCGGGTGGGCGTGCCTTATTCGCCCGCCACCGGCCTGCCGATCGCGGCGCAGACGGTCAGCCAGATGGTGGACCGGGTGATGGCCCTGCCGGAAGGGACGCGGCTCTACCTGCTCGCCCCGGTGGTGCGCGGCCGCAAGGGCGAATACCGCAAGGAGCTGGCGGAATGGCAGAAGGCCGGCTTCACCCGCGTGCGGATCGACGGGGAAATCTACCCGATCGAGGAAGCGCCCGCGCTCGACAAGAAATACAAGCACGACATCGAAGTGGTGGTCGATCGCCTCGCCGTGCGCGAAGGGATCGAGACGCGGCTGGCGGATTCCTTCGAGCAGGCGCTGAGGCTGGCGGAAGGGCTGGCCTATGTCGATCTGGCGGATGGGACTGTGGCGGAGGCTCTTGCTTCCGCTCGCCCTGAGCCTGTCGAAGGGCAGCCCTCTTCTTCGGACGGGCAGGACGGGGCTTCGACAAGCTCAGCCCGAACGGGAAAAGGGGAATCCCTCGGTTCCATGAAAGGCGCCGGCATTCCCGCCAACCGCATCGTGTTCAGCGAGAAGTTCGCCTGCCCGGTCTCCGGCTTCACCATCGAGGAGATCGAGCCGCGCCTGTTCAGCTTCAACGCGCCGCAGGGCGCTTGCCCGGCCTGCGACGGGCTGGGGGAGAAGCTGCTGTTCGACCCGCAGCTGGTCGTCCCGAACGAGAACCTGACGCTCAAGCAGGGCGCGGTGGTGCCGTGGGCCAAGTCCAACCCGCCGTCGCCCTATTACATGCAGGTGCTGGAAAGCCTGGCCCGCGCCTATGGCTTCGACCTGACCACGCCGTGGAACGCGCTGGAACCGGACCAGCGTGCCATCATCCTGCACGGCACCGGCGGCCTGCCGGTGGAACTGACCTTCAAGGACGGGCGCAAGAGCTACACGGTCCAGAAGCCGTTCGAGGGCGTGATCGGCAATCTCAACCGCCGCATGCTGCAGACCGACAGCGCCTGGATGCGGGAGGAGCTGTCCCGCTACCAGACCGCGCAGCCCTGCGAGACTTGCGGCGGCAAGCGCCTCAACGAGAAGGCGCTGGCGGTGAAGGTGGCGGGGCAGGACATCGCCGGGCCGACCAAGCTGTCGGTGGCCGACGCGCTGGCGTTCTTCGCCACGCTGGACGGCAGGCTGACCGAGCAGCAGAACCAGATCGCCCGCGCCATCCTCAAGGAAATCAACGAGCGGCTGGGCTTCCTCAACAATGTCGGGCTGGACTACCTCAATCTCGACCGGACCAGCGGCACGCTGTCGGGCGGGGAAAGCCAGCGCATCCGCCTTGCCAGCCAGATCGGCAGCGGGCTGTCGGGCGTGCTCTATGTGCTGGACGAGCCGAGCATCGGCCTCCACCAGCGCGACAACGACCGGCTGCTGGAAACGCTCAAGCGCCTGCGCGACCTCGGCAACACGGTGATCGTGGTGGAGCATGACGAGGATGCGATCCGCGCCGCCGACCATATCGTGGACCTGGGGCCGGGCGCGGGGGTGCATGGCGGGCAGGTGGTGGCGCAGGGCACGCTGGCGCAGATCCTCAAGAGCAGGGACAGCCTGACCGCCGCCTATCTCAACGGCACGCGCGAGATCGAAGTGCCGAAGCAGCGGCGCAAGGGCAACGGCCACCACATCACCGTCCACGGCGCCCGCGCCAACAATCTGCGCAACGTCACCGCCGCCATCCCGCTCGGCACCTTCTGCTGCGTCACCGGCGTCTCGGGCAGCGGCAAGTCCAGCTTCACCATCGACACGCTGCACGCCGGGGCCGCCCGCGTGCTCAACGGCGCGCGGGTGATCGCCGGCGCGCATGACCGGATCACCGGCCTCGAATATTGCGACAAGGTGATCGAGATCGACCAGTCGCCGATCGGCCGCACCCCGCGCAGCAACCCGGCCACCTATACCGGCGCCTTCACCAATATCCGCGACTGGTTCGCCGCCCTGCCGGAGAGCGAGGCGCGCGGCTACAAGCCGGGGCGGTTCAGCTTCAATGTGAAGGGTGGGCGGTGCGAGGCCTGCCAGGGCGACGGGCTGATCAAGATCGAGATGCACTTCCTGCCCGATGTCTACGTCACCTGCGAGGAATGCCACGGCAAGCGCTACAACCGCGAGACGCTGGAAGTGAAGTTCAAGGGCATGAGCATCGCCGACGTGCTCGACATGACGATCGAGGACGCGGAGGAATTCTTCAAGGCGGTGCCGCCGATCCGCGACAAGATGCATATGCTGAACGAAGTCGGCCTCGGCTATGTCAAGGTCGGCCAGCAGGCCACCACCCTGTCAGGGGGCGAAGCGCAGCGGGTGAAGCTCGCCAAGGAACTCAGCCGCCGCTCCACCGGGCAGACGCTCTATATCCTCGACGAGCCGACCACCGGCCTTCACTTCGAGGATGTGCGCAAGCTGCTGGAAGTGCTGCAGCGGCTGGTCGATCAGGGCAATTCCGTGGTGGTGATCGAGCACAATCTGGACGTCATCAAGACGGCGGACTGGATTATCGACCTCGGCCCCGAAGGCGGCGTGCGCGGCGGGGAGATCATTGCCGAGGGAACTCCCGAAGATGTCGCCGCAGAGCCACGCTCCTTCACGGGCGGTTATCTCGCCCCCCTGCTCAAGCGTTAA
- a CDS encoding HdeD family acid-resistance protein: protein MTETTESPSGQSGQHDRQSPSAGFVVIGMARHNWGWFALRGVLAILLGIAAFLAPGLTLFAFTLVFAAFCFADGIAMLITGIRRAGSGHAPWWTMILPGLAGIAVGVIFLFWPLLSTLAYAIATVLLVAGWAIVTGALQIAAAIRLREEIEGEWILGLAGLFGVVLGLALITLTALQPTLSILSVAWLIGFYAIMTGVMLLMLGLRLRKRAG from the coding sequence ATGACGGAAACGACCGAAAGCCCATCCGGGCAGTCCGGGCAGCATGATCGGCAATCGCCGTCCGCCGGCTTTGTCGTGATCGGCATGGCGCGGCATAATTGGGGCTGGTTCGCCTTGCGCGGGGTGCTGGCGATCCTGCTCGGGATAGCGGCCTTCCTGGCGCCCGGCCTCACCCTGTTCGCCTTCACGCTGGTCTTCGCCGCCTTCTGCTTCGCCGACGGGATCGCCATGCTCATCACCGGCATTCGCCGCGCCGGTTCCGGCCATGCGCCGTGGTGGACCATGATCCTGCCCGGCCTCGCGGGAATAGCGGTGGGCGTGATCTTCCTGTTCTGGCCCCTGCTCTCCACCCTGGCCTATGCGATTGCCACGGTCCTGCTGGTGGCGGGCTGGGCCATCGTCACCGGGGCCTTGCAGATCGCCGCCGCCATCCGGCTGCGCGAGGAGATCGAGGGCGAATGGATTCTGGGGCTGGCGGGGCTGTTCGGCGTGGTGCTCGGCCTTGCCCTCATCACGCTGACGGCGCTGCAGCCCACCCTCTCCATCCTCTCCGTGGCCTGGCTGATCGGCTTCTACGCCATCATGACCGGCGTGATGCTGCTGATGCTGGGGCTTCGCCTGCGCAAGCGGGCAGGCTGA
- the thpR gene encoding RNA 2',3'-cyclic phosphodiesterase, with amino-acid sequence MAIALPEPIRDLLVDCMEGIEGARWQGEEQLHLTLRFAGEVDTPLANDLADRLGTLTCPPFPLAIRGVGHFERKGHPRAVWAGIAPSPELEVLQRKVERACQEVGLEPEHRRFTPHVTLARLNSASGPIAPFLLARSGLASAPFTVDGFTLYESHLGETGSIYEPVVRYPLR; translated from the coding sequence ATCGCCATCGCCCTGCCGGAGCCGATCCGCGACCTGCTGGTGGATTGCATGGAAGGGATCGAGGGCGCGCGCTGGCAAGGCGAGGAGCAATTGCACCTCACCCTGCGCTTCGCGGGCGAGGTCGACACGCCGCTGGCCAACGATCTGGCGGACCGGCTCGGCACGCTGACCTGCCCACCCTTCCCGCTCGCGATCCGGGGCGTGGGCCATTTCGAGCGCAAGGGCCACCCCCGCGCGGTCTGGGCCGGGATCGCGCCTTCGCCGGAACTGGAGGTGCTGCAGCGCAAGGTCGAGCGCGCCTGCCAGGAGGTTGGGCTGGAGCCGGAGCACCGCCGCTTCACCCCGCATGTCACCCTGGCCCGGCTGAACAGCGCAAGCGGCCCGATTGCCCCGTTCCTGCTAGCACGCTCAGGCCTCGCCAGCGCGCCCTTCACGGTGGACGGCTTCACCCTCTACGAAAGCCACCTCGGAGAAACCGGCTCCATCTACGAGCCGGTGGTGCGCTATCCGCTGCGGTGA
- a CDS encoding M3 family metallopeptidase, whose protein sequence is MTVARLFLAVSPAALLAGCTTMNQAAQIEPAPATPAVAIPQGTGIFAETSPLPFEAPDFSKITDADYLPAIEQGMAIQRAEIEAIASNPATPTIENTLAAMERSGQMLTRALAAFYAVVGANTNDALDAIEKTVSPRLAAHGDAIVLDSRLFARIKALHDNRAALPPGGEDARLLEVTYERFVNAGAQLNDADKEKLKSINEQLSTLGTEFSQKLTEASKRAALVVNTKAELAGLSDGEIEAAAKEAQERGLKGKYVLSLINTTQQPALAKLTNRETRRKLYEASVTRTSRGDANDTRAITVRIAELRAEKAALLGYPDYASYAMFDRMVKKPGEAIDFMEGMVPALAAKQTEEASELNAAIKAAGGKFTVQPWDWDFYAEKVRKAKYDLDDSAVKPYFEMTRVLEDGVFHAANQIYGIRFVKRTDLPVYQADVSTYTVFDKDGSELGLFYFDPFARPNKQGGAWMGNFVEQSGLMGTRPVVYNVLNIAKAPAGEPQLVSWDDVITMFHEMGHGLHGLFAAQKYPSISGTNTARDFVEFPSQFNEHFATQPQILANYARHYKTGEPIPAELMAKIDRARKFNQGYALGEVMAAALLDMKWHAFKPGEVPRDGDAFEKSALGSLGLRVDVVPPRYHSPYFRHIWDHGYAAGYYSYIWTEMIAHDAFDHMKDSPEGVSRAGGELFREKILSRGNTVDYATMYQDYAGRQPSIEPMLEERGLSGEDKQP, encoded by the coding sequence GTGACTGTCGCCCGTCTGTTTCTCGCCGTATCCCCCGCCGCACTGCTCGCAGGTTGCACGACCATGAACCAAGCCGCCCAGATCGAACCCGCACCCGCCACCCCGGCCGTCGCCATTCCGCAGGGAACCGGCATTTTCGCGGAAACCTCGCCCCTGCCGTTCGAGGCCCCCGATTTCTCGAAGATAACCGATGCCGATTACCTTCCGGCCATCGAGCAGGGCATGGCGATCCAGCGGGCGGAAATCGAAGCCATCGCCAGCAATCCCGCCACACCGACGATAGAGAACACGCTGGCGGCGATGGAACGGTCGGGCCAGATGCTCACCCGGGCGCTGGCCGCCTTCTATGCCGTGGTCGGGGCCAACACCAACGACGCGCTCGATGCGATCGAGAAGACGGTGTCGCCCAGGCTGGCCGCCCATGGCGATGCGATCGTGCTGGATTCCCGCCTGTTCGCGCGGATCAAGGCGCTGCATGACAATCGCGCCGCGCTGCCCCCTGGCGGGGAAGACGCCCGGCTGCTGGAAGTGACTTACGAGCGCTTCGTCAATGCCGGCGCGCAATTGAACGATGCCGACAAGGAAAAGCTCAAATCCATCAACGAGCAGCTTTCAACGCTCGGCACGGAATTTTCCCAGAAGCTGACCGAGGCGAGCAAGCGGGCGGCGCTGGTCGTCAACACCAAGGCCGAGCTGGCCGGGCTTTCCGATGGAGAGATAGAGGCCGCCGCCAAGGAGGCGCAGGAGCGCGGGTTGAAGGGCAAATACGTCCTCTCGCTCATCAACACCACCCAGCAGCCCGCGCTGGCCAAGCTGACCAATCGTGAAACGCGGCGCAAGCTCTATGAGGCCAGCGTGACACGAACCTCACGCGGCGATGCGAACGATACCCGCGCCATCACCGTCAGGATCGCGGAGCTTCGCGCGGAGAAGGCCGCCCTGCTCGGCTATCCGGACTATGCCAGCTATGCGATGTTCGACCGGATGGTGAAGAAGCCGGGGGAAGCAATTGATTTCATGGAAGGGATGGTTCCAGCCCTGGCCGCCAAGCAAACCGAGGAGGCCAGCGAGCTGAACGCCGCGATCAAGGCCGCCGGCGGCAAGTTCACCGTCCAGCCGTGGGATTGGGATTTCTATGCGGAGAAAGTCCGCAAGGCGAAATACGATCTCGATGACAGCGCGGTGAAGCCCTATTTCGAGATGACCCGGGTGCTGGAGGACGGCGTGTTCCATGCCGCAAACCAGATCTACGGCATCCGCTTCGTCAAGCGCACCGATCTGCCGGTCTATCAGGCCGATGTGAGCACCTACACCGTGTTCGACAAGGACGGCTCGGAGCTTGGGCTGTTCTATTTCGATCCCTTCGCCCGGCCCAACAAGCAGGGCGGCGCATGGATGGGCAATTTCGTGGAGCAATCGGGGCTGATGGGCACCAGGCCCGTGGTCTATAATGTGCTCAACATCGCCAAGGCTCCCGCCGGGGAACCGCAACTGGTGAGCTGGGACGATGTCATCACCATGTTCCACGAAATGGGCCATGGCCTGCACGGCCTGTTCGCCGCCCAGAAATATCCCTCGATCTCCGGCACCAACACGGCGCGGGACTTCGTGGAGTTCCCCAGCCAGTTCAACGAGCATTTCGCCACCCAGCCGCAGATCCTCGCCAATTATGCCCGGCATTACAAAACCGGCGAGCCGATCCCGGCCGAATTGATGGCGAAGATCGACCGGGCCAGGAAGTTCAATCAGGGCTATGCGCTGGGCGAAGTGATGGCGGCCGCCCTGCTCGACATGAAATGGCACGCCTTCAAGCCGGGGGAAGTGCCGCGCGATGGGGACGCATTCGAGAAATCCGCGCTGGGCAGCCTGGGGCTGCGCGTCGATGTCGTCCCGCCGCGCTATCACAGCCCCTATTTCCGGCATATCTGGGACCATGGCTATGCGGCGGGCTATTACTCCTACATCTGGACCGAGATGATCGCGCATGACGCGTTCGATCATATGAAGGACAGCCCGGAGGGCGTGTCCCGCGCCGGTGGAGAGCTGTTCCGCGAGAAGATCCTCTCGCGCGGCAATACGGTCGATTATGCCACGATGTATCAGGATTATGCCGGACGTCAGCCGAGCATAGAGCCGATGCTGGAAGAACGCGGCCTTTCAGGCGAGGACAAGCAGCCGTAA
- a CDS encoding ABC transporter ATP-binding protein, whose amino-acid sequence MLAAHGLSLRLGTTPALHDVATELRRGEITAICGPNGAGKSTLLSCLAGLLKPDTGTVTLDGSALIGMAIKSRAQAIGYLPQHGAIAWDLSVRNLVALGRLPHGDAAAGGAEVVERTLAALDLAALADRPVSALSGGERARALFGRVLAGEPHWILADEPLAALDLAHQLAMLARLREAARLGAGVVLVLHDLTLAMNHADRVLVLSEGTLDQDGPPERALSRSAIREVWNVDAQWLGEPGARALSTR is encoded by the coding sequence ATGCTGGCGGCGCATGGCCTTTCGCTCCGGCTGGGCACGACGCCGGCATTGCATGATGTCGCGACGGAACTGCGCCGTGGCGAGATCACCGCAATCTGCGGGCCCAATGGGGCGGGAAAATCGACCTTGCTGTCGTGCCTCGCGGGTTTGCTGAAGCCGGATACGGGTACCGTCACGCTCGATGGTTCCGCCTTGATTGGCATGGCCATCAAGAGCCGGGCGCAGGCCATCGGCTATCTCCCGCAGCACGGGGCGATTGCCTGGGATCTGTCAGTGCGCAATCTGGTCGCGCTCGGACGCCTGCCCCATGGCGACGCGGCAGCGGGCGGGGCAGAGGTGGTGGAGCGCACGCTTGCCGCGCTGGATCTCGCCGCCCTCGCTGATCGCCCCGTATCGGCGCTGTCGGGTGGCGAACGCGCCCGGGCATTGTTCGGACGGGTGCTGGCGGGCGAGCCGCACTGGATCCTCGCGGACGAGCCGCTGGCGGCGCTTGATCTCGCGCATCAGCTTGCCATGCTGGCCCGGTTGCGGGAAGCGGCCCGGCTCGGCGCGGGGGTGGTGCTGGTGCTCCATGACCTGACGCTGGCGATGAACCATGCCGACCGGGTGCTGGTGCTGTCGGAAGGGACGCTCGATCAGGACGGGCCGCCGGAACGGGCCTTGTCCCGCTCCGCCATCCGCGAGGTCTGGAACGTCGACGCCCAATGGCTGGGCGAGCCGGGCGCGCGCGCTTTGTCGACCCGCTGA
- a CDS encoding iron ABC transporter permease translates to MNRLSLILALLLAAVLPLSLLAGRIWLDPADTPNAAVILLELRMPRGLLAIAVGAGLGAAGAAMQGYLRNPLADPGLFGIGPGAALGAVVSLALGLAIHPWALPLFALAGAAGAMALLAAIAGRTGGIALFTLAGLMIASLSGTLTSLIISFAPNAFAMSEIVTWLMGALTDRGWQEVWLAAPLTVAGIACLAAAGRGLDALTLGEAAARSLGIDLPRLQAWLIAGVALTVGAGVAVAGIIGFVGLIVPHLVRPLTDRRPSSLILPSALAGALLVLVADSLCRILPLVTELRLGIALSLLGSPFFLFLLLRMRRGIA, encoded by the coding sequence ATGAACCGGCTCAGCCTGATCCTCGCGCTGCTGCTGGCCGCCGTGCTGCCGCTTTCCCTGCTGGCCGGGCGGATCTGGCTCGATCCGGCGGATACGCCCAATGCCGCCGTCATTCTGCTCGAATTGCGCATGCCGCGCGGGCTCCTCGCGATCGCGGTGGGGGCCGGACTGGGCGCGGCCGGCGCCGCGATGCAGGGCTATCTGCGCAATCCGCTGGCCGATCCGGGCCTGTTCGGCATCGGCCCCGGCGCGGCGCTGGGCGCGGTTGTCAGCTTGGCGCTGGGGCTGGCGATCCATCCCTGGGCCTTGCCGCTCTTCGCTCTGGCGGGGGCTGCGGGCGCGATGGCGCTGCTGGCGGCGATTGCCGGGCGCACGGGCGGCATCGCCCTGTTCACGCTTGCCGGACTGATGATCGCGAGCCTTTCCGGCACCTTGACGTCGCTCATCATCAGCTTCGCGCCCAATGCCTTCGCGATGAGCGAGATCGTGACCTGGCTGATGGGGGCGCTGACGGACCGGGGCTGGCAGGAAGTATGGCTGGCCGCGCCGCTGACCGTAGCGGGCATCGCCTGCCTGGCGGCGGCGGGCAGGGGGCTGGACGCATTGACCCTGGGCGAGGCGGCGGCGCGCTCCCTCGGGATCGATCTGCCGCGGTTGCAGGCCTGGCTCATCGCGGGGGTGGCGCTGACGGTGGGGGCGGGCGTGGCGGTGGCGGGGATCATCGGCTTCGTCGGCCTGATCGTCCCGCATCTGGTTCGTCCGCTGACCGACAGGCGCCCGTCCAGCCTCATCCTGCCCAGCGCGCTGGCCGGGGCCTTGCTGGTGCTGGTGGCGGACAGCCTCTGCCGCATCCTGCCGCTCGTCACCGAACTGCGGCTCGGCATCGCCCTCAGCTTGCTCGGCTCGCCCTTCTTCCTGTTCCTGCTGCTGCGCATGCGCCGGGGGATCGCCTGA
- a CDS encoding ABC transporter substrate-binding protein encodes MRALLAAALAALAGCTGPGPAEQPREHPTIVSLNPCSDAILADVVDPSQILAISHYSHDPRSSSIDLRVARRFPATGGTVEEILALKPDVVVAGTFMPSATRIALERFGIRVESFAIEHDVPESIEQIRGLARLTGHPERGERLVQGIERALARAAPAASSPAIPAVVWQSGGIVPGPDALISDIMRRTGFSSHSAARGLRQADYLPLEEMLADPPRLILAAGDSSTGEDRMLQHPALESLADTRRHVLDPSLIFCGGPTIIRAAERLREIRQAMATGGTQAEVAG; translated from the coding sequence ATGCGGGCGCTTCTCGCGGCGGCGCTGGCCGCCCTGGCGGGCTGCACTGGCCCCGGGCCGGCGGAGCAGCCGCGGGAGCACCCCACTATCGTCTCGCTCAACCCGTGCAGCGACGCGATCCTGGCGGATGTGGTGGACCCATCGCAGATCCTTGCCATTTCGCATTACAGCCATGATCCGCGCTCCAGCTCGATTGATCTGCGCGTTGCCCGCCGCTTCCCGGCCACGGGCGGCACGGTGGAGGAAATCCTCGCGCTCAAGCCCGATGTGGTGGTGGCGGGCACCTTCATGCCGTCGGCGACCCGGATCGCGCTGGAGCGCTTCGGCATCCGGGTGGAGAGCTTCGCCATCGAGCACGATGTCCCGGAAAGCATCGAGCAGATCAGGGGGCTGGCGCGCCTCACCGGCCATCCGGAAAGGGGAGAACGGCTGGTCCAAGGGATCGAGCGGGCGCTGGCCCGGGCGGCGCCAGCGGCAAGCTCGCCCGCCATTCCCGCGGTGGTATGGCAGTCCGGCGGGATCGTGCCCGGTCCCGACGCGCTGATTTCCGACATCATGCGCCGGACCGGTTTTTCCAGCCACAGCGCCGCGCGCGGGCTGCGCCAGGCCGACTACCTTCCGCTGGAGGAGATGCTGGCCGATCCGCCCCGCCTCATCCTGGCGGCGGGGGATTCCAGCACCGGCGAGGACAGGATGCTGCAACATCCCGCGCTGGAAAGCCTGGCGGATACGCGCCGCCATGTGCTCGATCCCAGCCTCATCTTCTGCGGCGGGCCGACCATCATCCGCGCCGCCGAACGGCTGCGCGAGATAAGACAGGCGATGGCCACAGGTGGGACTCAGGCGGAGGTCGCGGGATGA
- a CDS encoding TonB-dependent receptor plug domain-containing protein, which translates to MRKSLYFLGTFLSMAQPAWAQDHPSDAVPDTSSRPDITVTATGLPQSIDHTGQPVTIIGRDEIASVQGADITRILRRLPGTTFTRNGGLGSLTLVGVRGASAGQTLVLVDGVRLNDPANANGEFDVSQLAAGTVESIELLRGPNSVVWGSQAMGGVMNIATRLENGVSASIEYGGEEQVTATAAAGVVNDRLEAGISASFIDSQGFSTAAGGAEDDGYRQYNIAGRASYQLTDALALTGSARYVEGKVDLDGFPPPDYTFADTDATEKLRVWSGRVGALYQAGGLTLNAGFALSDTQRDGDDPSFPYSIDGRSERVELLGRVELPGNFALDFGADHEWTRFSNAPDSGKAETSSGHALIGYYGQALTLTAGVRYDDHSEFGDEWTFGANGVLEFAPDWRIRASYGEGFKAPTLYQLLSQYGNPGLAPERSKGYDAGISYGQRGDPLYFSLSGFRRDSRNLIDFFSCFSGTDPLCDTRPFGFYFNQAKARAEGFEVEGGVAIAPGLYAGLVYSYTDTKNRTPGDINEGNEFARRPKHMATGSIDWTSGFGLSLGADIRIVGKAWDNAANTVRLKSHALGDVRASFAVSENVELFGRVENVWNERYVIASGYNTEGRAAYIGARLKM; encoded by the coding sequence ATGCGCAAGTCACTCTATTTTCTCGGGACATTCCTTTCCATGGCCCAGCCCGCATGGGCGCAGGACCATCCCTCGGATGCCGTTCCGGATACTTCCTCCCGCCCCGATATCACGGTGACGGCCACCGGCCTGCCCCAGTCGATCGACCATACCGGGCAGCCGGTGACGATCATCGGCAGGGATGAGATCGCTTCCGTCCAGGGTGCGGATATAACCCGTATCCTGCGCCGTCTTCCCGGCACCACCTTCACCCGCAATGGCGGGCTTGGCAGCCTCACCCTGGTGGGCGTGCGCGGGGCATCCGCCGGGCAGACCCTGGTGCTGGTGGACGGGGTGCGGCTCAACGATCCGGCCAATGCCAATGGCGAATTCGACGTGTCGCAGCTTGCGGCGGGGACGGTGGAGAGCATCGAACTGCTGCGCGGCCCCAACTCGGTGGTATGGGGCTCGCAGGCCATGGGCGGCGTGATGAACATCGCCACCCGGCTGGAGAACGGGGTTTCCGCCAGCATCGAATATGGCGGGGAGGAGCAGGTGACGGCCACTGCCGCCGCCGGGGTGGTGAACGATCGGCTGGAGGCCGGGATTTCCGCCAGCTTCATCGATTCCCAGGGTTTCTCCACGGCGGCCGGCGGCGCCGAGGACGATGGATACCGCCAATACAATATCGCGGGCCGGGCCAGCTATCAGCTCACCGACGCCCTCGCCTTGACCGGCAGCGCCCGCTATGTCGAAGGGAAGGTCGATCTCGATGGCTTCCCGCCGCCGGATTATACCTTCGCCGATACCGACGCGACCGAGAAGCTGCGGGTCTGGTCCGGCCGGGTCGGCGCGCTCTATCAGGCCGGCGGGCTGACCCTGAACGCGGGTTTCGCCCTATCCGACACGCAGCGCGATGGGGACGATCCGTCCTTTCCCTACAGCATCGACGGCCGCTCCGAACGGGTCGAATTGCTGGGCCGGGTGGAACTGCCCGGCAATTTCGCGCTGGATTTCGGCGCCGACCACGAGTGGACCCGCTTTTCCAACGCGCCCGACAGCGGCAAGGCGGAAACCAGCAGCGGCCATGCGCTGATCGGCTATTACGGGCAGGCCCTGACGCTGACCGCGGGCGTCCGTTATGACGATCATTCCGAATTCGGCGACGAATGGACCTTCGGGGCCAATGGCGTGCTGGAATTTGCCCCGGACTGGCGCATTCGCGCTTCCTATGGCGAAGGCTTCAAGGCCCCCACGCTGTATCAGCTGCTGTCGCAATACGGCAATCCGGGCCTCGCCCCGGAACGGAGCAAGGGCTATGACGCCGGCATCTCCTACGGCCAGCGCGGCGATCCGCTGTATTTCTCGCTCTCCGGGTTCCGCCGGGATTCCCGCAACCTGATCGACTTCTTCAGCTGCTTCTCCGGCACCGATCCGCTTTGCGATACCCGGCCGTTCGGCTTCTATTTCAACCAGGCGAAGGCGCGGGCCGAAGGCTTCGAGGTCGAGGGCGGCGTTGCCATTGCTCCCGGCCTCTACGCGGGGCTGGTCTACAGCTACACCGATACGAAGAACCGCACGCCGGGCGACATCAACGAGGGCAATGAGTTTGCGCGCAGGCCCAAGCACATGGCCACCGGCTCGATCGACTGGACGAGCGGTTTCGGCCTTTCGCTCGGCGCCGACATCCGGATCGTGGGCAAGGCATGGGACAATGCCGCGAACACCGTCCGGCTGAAAAGCCATGCCCTTGGCGATGTGCGGGCCAGTTTCGCGGTCAGCGAGAATGTCGAGCTGTTCGGCCGGGTCGAGAACGTCTGGAACGAACGCTATGTGATCGCATCCGGCTACAACACCGAGGGGCGTGCGGCCTATATCGGGGCGCGGCTGAAGATGTGA